The stretch of DNA CATGACTTAAAAATGCCGAACCTATCGGTGGGCTAATAACAATTCGGCCCCCCGCCATACCTTTACCAACATAATCGTTCGCATCACCCGTTAAAGTTAATTCAACACCGCTGGCATTCCAAACGCCGAAACTTTGCCCTGCTGTGCCATTAAAATTTAGTTTTATCGGATCACTTGTTGCGCCTGTTTCACCATACTTTTGCGCAATATAGCCCGATAAAGTAGCACCAATTGAACGGTGGGTGTTTTGAATATCAAAATAGAATGATTTTGACTGTTTGTTGTCGACGGCCTCTTGCGTTTGCGTGATGATTTCGTGATTTAATATCCCTTTATCAAAAGGCGTATTAATCTGTGTATGATAAACATTATGCCCATCAATTGGCTTAGCGGTTTTTAATAGCCCAGATAAATCGAGTTTTTGTTGCTTAGCCGTGATCCCCGCTAAAGCAACTAATAAATCAGTGCGACCGATTAAATCGGTAATACGACTCACACCAAGTTCTGCCATGATTTCCCGCGTTTCTTGCGCAATAAACCGGAAATAGTTCATCGCTTTTTCAGGTAAGCCATGATAGTGATCTCGACGTAATTTATCATCTTGAGTTGCAACGCCTGTAGCACAATTATTAAGGTGACATATACGTAAATATTTACAGCCTAGTGCAACCATGGGTCCTGTGCCAAAGCCGAAACTTTCAGCGCCCAAAATTGCCGCTTTAACAATATCTAACCCCGTTTTCAGCCCGCCATCGACTTGTAGGCGAATTTTATGCCGAAGTCCATTAGCAACTAATGCTTGCTGGGTTTCAACTAATCCAAGCTCCCAAGGCGAACCTGCGTATTTTACCGAAGTTAGCGGACTTGCCCCTGTGCCACCATCGTAACCTGCAATCGTTATCATATCGGCATAAGCTTTAGCAACGCCTGTTGCAATCGTTCCAACGCCAGGCTCAGAAACGAGCTTAACTGAGATCATCGCTTTTGGATTAATCTGTTTTAGATCAAAAATTAGCTGTGCTAAATCTTCAATAGAGTAAATATCATGATGTGGTGGTGGTGAAATCAGTGTCACACCTGGCACTGAAAAACGTAGCCGAGCAATATAAGGGGTAACCTTATCGCCAGGCAATTGACCGCCTTCACCAGGTTTTGCCCCCTGTGCAACTTTAATTTGAATCACATCCGCACTCATTAAATAACCAGGCGTCACGCCAAATCGGCCTGAGGCAACTTGTTTAATACGTGAAACTTTGTTGGTGTTATAACGAACAGGATCTTCCCCTCCTTCACCGGAGTTAGAAAACCCACCTAACGTGTTCATTGCCTGAGCTAATGATTCATGTGCTTCAGGGCTTAATGCACCAATTGACATCGCGGCTGAATCAAAGCGCTTAAATAATGCCTCATTACTTTCCACTTGTTCTAAAGCAATTGCTGCGCCCTGTGGTGGATTAAGTTTTAGTAAATCCCTCAAGGTTGCAACTGGGCGGTTATTCACAATATCGGCGTAACGTTTATAATCTTGATAACTTGCGTTATTCACCGCTTGCTGTAAAGTTTGAACGACGTCTGGATTATAAGCGTGATACTCTCCGCCATGGATGTATTTTAATAATCCACCTTGCTCTAGTGGTTTGCGTTTTAACCAAGCGCGCTTAGATAACTCAAATAAATCTTGCTGAAAATCATCGAAATTAGCACCACTAATACGACTTGTAACGCCAAAGAAGCAGGTTTTAACTACATCATCATGTAAACCGACGGCTTCAAATAATTTAGCGCAGCGATAAGAAGCGATGGTTGATATGCCCATTTTGGACATGATCTTATATAATCCTTTATTAATGCCATTACGATAATTGAGCATTGCTTCGCGATAGCTTTTCTTTAACCGGCCATTATCAATCATTTGCGCTAATGTTTCGTAGGCTAGGTAAGGATAAATAGCCGTTGCACCAAAGCCGATTAGTACCGCAAACTGGTGCGGATCGCGGCAACTTGCCGTTTCAACAATAATATTAGCGTCACAACGTAAATTTTGTTCAACTAAGCGCTGTTGCACCGCACCAACAGCCATTGGAGCTGGGATAGGTAAACGATCTGCAGCAATATTTTTATCAGATAAGACTAATAATACTGCGCCCGCCCGAACTTTATTCTCAGCATCACCACATAACTGTTCAATAGCATCATTTAAGCTACCATCAATTTCATAAGTGATGTCAAGTACATCAGTTCGGTAGTATTTTGATTCTAGTGATGTTAACTGTGCAAAATCGGAATAAAGTAATACCGGTGATTTAAATGAAACACGGTGCGCTTGACCTTCTGCCTCGGCAAATACGTTCATTTCACGGCCAATACTGGTTGATAGCGACATAACATGCGCTTCACGTAATGGGTCAATCGGTGGATTCGTCACTTGAGCAAATTTTTGCCGGAAGTAATCATAGATAATTCGTGGTCTATTTGATAATACGGCAAAGGGGGTATCATCACCCATTGATCCCGTTGCTTCTTGACCATTTTCACCCAGTGGGCGGATAACTTGATCAAGTTCCTCAAATGAATAACCAAATTGTTTTTGATAAGCAGCTAATAAAACATCATCATAATTACGCTCGCCGAGATGATAATCAACTAAATCTTCAAATGGTGTTAGCCGTTTAACATTCTTTTCCATCCAAGTCTTATACGGATGACGTTTTTGTAAATCATTATCGGTTTCAAATGGTTGTAAAATTTTGCCACTATCAGTATCAATAACAAGCAGTTCACCAGGGCCAACTCGACCTTTTTTAACGACCTCATCTGGCTTATAATCCCAAATACCCACTTCTGATGCGCAAGTTATTAATCCATCGGTCGTAATGACATACCGCGCTGGGCGTAGCCCATTACGATCTAAACTACAAGCCGCATAACGGCCATCAGATAATACGATCCCAGCAGGACCATCCCATGGCTCCATATGCATTGAGTTAAAATCAAAAAATGCACGTAAATCTTCATTCATGTCGGGGTTATTTTGCCAAGCAGGCGGTACAAGTAAACGCATTGCTCGAACAATATCCATACCACCAACTAAAAAGAGTTCGAGCATATTATCTAATGAACTCGAATCAGAGCCGGTTTCATTAACAAATGGCGCAGCATCTTGCAAGTCAGGAATTAATGGCGTTCTAAATTTATAAGAACGCGCTTTAGCCCATTGCCGGTTACCTTCAATAGTATTAATCTCACCATTATGCGCTAGATGCCTAAATGGCTGAGCTAATGGCCACTTTGGTACGGTATTAGTAGAGAAGCGCTGATGGAATAAACAGATAGATGATTCCATTCGCAAATCGGCCAAATCAAGATAAAATCGCGGTAAATCTTTAGGCATGCATAAGCCTTTATAGATGTTAACCTGATTCGAAAAACTACAGATATAAAATGAATTATCTTGCACACGTTTTTCAATGCGGCGGCGCACCATATATAAACGGCGCTCTAGATCAATTTTACTCCAGCCCGCAGGCGCATTAATAAAGACTTGCTCAATTTGTGGTAGAGATGATAATGCAATTTCACCAAGCACGCTGGTATCTATCGGAACGTTTCGCCAACCAACAAGAGATAATGTCTCTTTTGATAACTCATCTTCGACTATGTCACGGCTTAATTGAGCTTCATTTTCATCTTGACTCAAAAATAGCATACCAACGGCATAGTTGGTTGCAAGTCGCCAGCCTTCATCTTCTGCAACTAAATGGAAGAACCGATCTGGCTTTTGTAGTAATAAACCACAGCCATCACCGGTTTTGCCATCGGCTAAAATTGCTCCACGGTGCTGCATACGAGCTAATCCGTGAATCGCTGTACGCACCACTTTGTGACTTGGTTTGCCTTCTATATGAGCAATTAACCCAAAACCACAGTTATCTTTTTCATGATGCTGGTTGTATAACATAATCATTGCCTCTCAATAATTTTATCTTTACATCGCTTACATCTTACAGTGTTTTAGAGAGTAGACGCATGCCACGATATTGACATAAAAATTAGCGAGAAAAGCAGTTTTGGTCAAATAAATTCTACTTATAAGTCAAGATATTAATAACAGCATGTCCGGTATTAATAGAATTAATGGATCTTAATAATGCGAGCGTTCCATTTAGGGGAAAAAATGTTGTTTTATAGTGCAAAATAATATCAAGCTAGCAATGCCCCCTACAAATACACTCTATTTACCAATAGATAAGGATAATAAAGGGTATTCAGCATTTAATTTCCACCTTATAATGAGTTAATGACTCCTTAATAAATGCTAGCAATCAACAATGCAATTACATCTTGTCGTTAATACTTTTGGCGCCGATCTCGCGCGTCGTTATGGCGAAAAAATTTATAAATTAACACTACATGGTGGCTTTAGTTGCCCAAATCGTACTGGAGAATTAGGCCGTGGTGGCTGTACTTTTTGTAATGTTGCCTCTATTATTGATGAGTCAATTCAAGTTAAATCCATCAGTGAACAACTTAGCCTACAAGCTTCTCAAATGAGAAAATCGAAGCGTTATTTAGCCTATTTTCAAGCGTATACCAGCACCTACGCTGAAGTTGCTATACTGAAAAAAATGTATGAGCAAGCCTTACAAAGTGCAGACATTGTTGGACTTTGTATTGGTACTCGCCCTGATTGCGTTCCTGATGAAGCATTGCAGCTGTTAGCGCAGTATCAAGATCAAGGATTTGAAGTTTGGCTTGAATTAGGATTACAAACATCAAATGATAAGACACTTCGTGATATTAATCGTGGTCATACTTATTTGGATTACCATAAAACAACACAAAAAGCGCGCCAATTAGGTATTAAAGTATGTACCCATTTGATTGTTGGCTTACCTAAAGAGACCAAACAAGATTGTTTTACTACCTTAAATCAAGTTTTAGAAACCGGAGTTGATGGATTAAAATTACATCCACTTCATATTGTTGAAGGTAGTATTATGGCTAAAGCATGGCGAGCTGGCCGCCAATCAGTATTATCATTAGATGAGTATGTCGATATTGCTGGTGATTTGATCCGCCATACACCAAAAGAAATACTGTATCATCGCATTTCTGCTAATGCCAGAAAACCAACGCTACTTGCCCCTGATTGGTGCGAAAATCATTGGCAATCAATGAATGCCGTTGATAGTAACTTAAGGCAATTTGGTGTACAAGGTAGTGCCTTAGGCGATAGCTATCAGTTTATTGCCTGATAAATGGCTTGATTATAACGAGCTGGAAGCAATAAATTGCTGCAATTGTAATAATGTTGAAGTGCCTTCCATCGGCCCTTTTTGCCTTACCGCTAATGCCCCACTGGCGTTAGCGTAGCGCAGTGCTGTTTCAATATCGTAGCCTGCTAA from Orbaceae bacterium lpD04 encodes:
- a CDS encoding TIGR01212 family radical SAM protein (This family includes YhcC from E. coli K-12, an uncharacterized radical SAM protein.); translation: MQLHLVVNTFGADLARRYGEKIYKLTLHGGFSCPNRTGELGRGGCTFCNVASIIDESIQVKSISEQLSLQASQMRKSKRYLAYFQAYTSTYAEVAILKKMYEQALQSADIVGLCIGTRPDCVPDEALQLLAQYQDQGFEVWLELGLQTSNDKTLRDINRGHTYLDYHKTTQKARQLGIKVCTHLIVGLPKETKQDCFTTLNQVLETGVDGLKLHPLHIVEGSIMAKAWRAGRQSVLSLDEYVDIAGDLIRHTPKEILYHRISANARKPTLLAPDWCENHWQSMNAVDSNLRQFGVQGSALGDSYQFIA
- the gltB gene encoding glutamate synthase large subunit, which codes for MLYNQHHEKDNCGFGLIAHIEGKPSHKVVRTAIHGLARMQHRGAILADGKTGDGCGLLLQKPDRFFHLVAEDEGWRLATNYAVGMLFLSQDENEAQLSRDIVEDELSKETLSLVGWRNVPIDTSVLGEIALSSLPQIEQVFINAPAGWSKIDLERRLYMVRRRIEKRVQDNSFYICSFSNQVNIYKGLCMPKDLPRFYLDLADLRMESSICLFHQRFSTNTVPKWPLAQPFRHLAHNGEINTIEGNRQWAKARSYKFRTPLIPDLQDAAPFVNETGSDSSSLDNMLELFLVGGMDIVRAMRLLVPPAWQNNPDMNEDLRAFFDFNSMHMEPWDGPAGIVLSDGRYAACSLDRNGLRPARYVITTDGLITCASEVGIWDYKPDEVVKKGRVGPGELLVIDTDSGKILQPFETDNDLQKRHPYKTWMEKNVKRLTPFEDLVDYHLGERNYDDVLLAAYQKQFGYSFEELDQVIRPLGENGQEATGSMGDDTPFAVLSNRPRIIYDYFRQKFAQVTNPPIDPLREAHVMSLSTSIGREMNVFAEAEGQAHRVSFKSPVLLYSDFAQLTSLESKYYRTDVLDITYEIDGSLNDAIEQLCGDAENKVRAGAVLLVLSDKNIAADRLPIPAPMAVGAVQQRLVEQNLRCDANIIVETASCRDPHQFAVLIGFGATAIYPYLAYETLAQMIDNGRLKKSYREAMLNYRNGINKGLYKIMSKMGISTIASYRCAKLFEAVGLHDDVVKTCFFGVTSRISGANFDDFQQDLFELSKRAWLKRKPLEQGGLLKYIHGGEYHAYNPDVVQTLQQAVNNASYQDYKRYADIVNNRPVATLRDLLKLNPPQGAAIALEQVESNEALFKRFDSAAMSIGALSPEAHESLAQAMNTLGGFSNSGEGGEDPVRYNTNKVSRIKQVASGRFGVTPGYLMSADVIQIKVAQGAKPGEGGQLPGDKVTPYIARLRFSVPGVTLISPPPHHDIYSIEDLAQLIFDLKQINPKAMISVKLVSEPGVGTIATGVAKAYADMITIAGYDGGTGASPLTSVKYAGSPWELGLVETQQALVANGLRHKIRLQVDGGLKTGLDIVKAAILGAESFGFGTGPMVALGCKYLRICHLNNCATGVATQDDKLRRDHYHGLPEKAMNYFRFIAQETREIMAELGVSRITDLIGRTDLLVALAGITAKQQKLDLSGLLKTAKPIDGHNVYHTQINTPFDKGILNHEIITQTQEAVDNKQSKSFYFDIQNTHRSIGATLSGYIAQKYGETGATSDPIKLNFNGTAGQSFGVWNASGVELTLTGDANDYVGKGMAGGRIVISPPIGSAFLSHEATIVGNTCLYGATGGKLFAAGKAGERFAVRNSGAISVVEGIGDNGCEYMTSGIICVLGKTGVNFGAGMTGGFAYILNEDGEFNKRINLELVEMLNVADYAIHEEHLRGLIMEHAQLTHSSRAEDILANWHRYAQQFVLVKPKSSDVKALLGHRSRSSAELRVQAQ